The sequence gtctgattggctgttttgtgaagccaccACCTTCTTTTGTTACTCAAATTGACATAAATAAAGAGAGCTGGCAATCCTACAGGAGGACTCTGCTAAGCTCCATGTGATACCAGCATCTGTGTCTGTGTTACTAAGAGATTCTCCAGCGCTGACCCCGGCATTATATAAGAGAGCTATCCTTGTGCTTTTAAGCGCAAGGAAATTATTTTGCTAGAGGAAAAGCGTATTATTGCTACGACATGGGgagccggtaccggccggtcatagTCCcgtggacccggaacttggcacacatgtatctCCATTTCTCCCCTACAaggttgttgtctgggggacctacagccggggagcaccgatttttcaaatctgggcaccccttccatagacccccatgttaaacggtaatttctcctgtGATTTTGGGGAGCCGGTACCGGACGGTCATAGGTTCCGtggacctggaacttggcacacatgtagctccatttctcccctacaagtgtgcaaagtttgttgtctgggggacctacggctggggagcaccgatttttcaaacccgggcaacccttccatagactcccatgttaaacgtcagtctagtcatgggcacagtgaggcatggacacagtgaggcatgggcacagtgaggcatgggcacagtgaggcatggacacagtgaggcatgggcacagtgaggcatgggcacagtgaggcatgggcacagggcATCTCTCTCTTCCCTCATGACCCTCCTGGCCAGAGGCTGTGCCGCTCTCTCTTCTGATCTTGGGGTCTGCTTGCCCGAGGCTGTGTTGCTGCAAGTACGCCCAGAAGTTTGTCTGGGGTCTACTTAACTggaagtggtcctgtgctgtcttgcctgcgcgGAAGAAGTATGGCTTGGAATTGTGGTCACCCTAGGAAGAAGCCAAGCAAACTGAGAAGATTCCAGGGGAGGACCCTTGCTGGAGAGACCCGGGCTGAAGGCTGGTTCCTTAGGAAGGGCCTAGTGTCCCGTTTGGAGGATGCACTTAAGTTTATCTACTCTCACAGTACCCGCCAGATGGCTTAAAGTTTCTGGTACTGTGCAGCTGTTTTACAACTAACTGGCTAaacaatcctgtggcagaggattatcCAGGAGTTTCCACCGatcgctaaggcccctttcacagggacggatagaatggtgcttttaggcctatataaatcgttgctttgggggtggggggctgcCCCACAGAACCTACCCCACCAGGTTgagtgcatgtggcctggtacggttcaggagggggggggcgctcgctcctccccaccccctttcctgaccgactgggttgcatgctcggataagggcctggtatgctcttggagggggaacccatggcagttttttatttaaaatttggcgtggagttcctctaCATTTCTTATCATATACTCTTCGTACTGGGACGGTGAAAGGTGGGGTAACGGCAGGGCCCGAAAATGTATTAAGCGGccctctagggcagggatcctcaaactacggccctccagctgttgtagaactacacatcccatgaggcattgcaacacactgacattcacaaggatgatgggaattgtagttcctgaacagctagagggccgtagtttggagacccccctgCACTAGGGGGTAACGCTACATCGATATACAGTGCAATGATCCTGAGGGCCACCTCTCTGTAATGCACTGACGTTCATAACCCAAAGATTACTTTTCTTGTCTACTTCTGTTATGCCCACATGTTCCACTGAGGCCTTACTAAAGACCTAACTGGTTTCCCGAGCTCTTCTCGAGAGGAGAGGAGTATAGAGAACATAGAagaaggagaggagtgtagagaaCATAGAAGAAGGAGAGGAGTATAGAgaacagcagccagcaacaatagacccctctctaaatagtagatccctcccagcaacagttGACCCCCACCACTAACAATAGAtctccccaacaacaatagaccctccaCAACAATATATCCCTCCCCTCAATAGATCCCCAGCagtcagcatcaatagaccctccaggacacccctgcacccctttccattacatacATTTAGTGCTGGAGGTGCTGGAACTCCTTTCCTTCACGTTCCCACTGAAAAGAAATGCCCTGCTGTGCACCAGCTTCCACAAAACAAATATAATCGCacaatcagacttttgtccttagATATTTGTGCAAACATAATTTTCTTCTGATATACGATCAGCAAAGGTCTGTTGCCCTCCAGTGTGAATATTAAACTAAAATAATGTACAATATGTTGTGTGGACCTCGGCACGGCAAGGAGCAAGCACAATGGCCAGATATTGATCAGATATCATCCATGTGTTTCCATGAACACCCATCTTTATTTTCCTGGTAGATCTGCTTCATCCGATTTCCTCCCGCCTCTGCCCATCGCCCAATGGCTTTGCAGAAGGTATCGGAGGAGGAGTAGGCTTAACTTCTCAGTTTTCCTGGCTTGTTTATTAAACTTTTATCTAATTTCGTGTCTCCAAGTTAAAAAATGATACAATCTAAAACATTTTCACCTCTCGTGTTTCTGTTTCTTTCAGGTGAATAAAGTCGGCCACAAGAAATGTTGAACATGACGTTCTCCCGCCCTACGCATTTTATACTTCTTGGAATTCCTGGTCTGGAAACCTCCTACGTCTCCCTAGGCTTCATCTTCTTCTTGATGTACGCGATCTCGCTGATCGGAAACTTGACTCTCCTGTTCATCATCAGACTGGACCGGAACCTCCACGAGCCCAtgtacctcttcctctccatgctCTCCTCCATAGACCTCGTGGTCACCAGCACCACCACGCCCAAGGTGTTGGCCATCCTTTGGTTCGACTCCAAAGAAATTTACTACGAGGCCTGCCTGACCCAAATGTTCTTCACCAACTCCTTCACCTGCATCGAGTCTTCCATACTGCTCGCCATGGCGTTCGACCGCTACGCTGCCATCTGCCACCCTCTGCGGTACACGTCTATTCTGACCAATCGGGTGATTTTAGCCATGAGTTTGTGTTGCCTGTGTAGGGGAGTTGCCTATGCGATGCCCTTATCGACCCTTTACAGAAGATTATCTTTGTGCGGCAATAACGTCATTTATCACTCTTTTTGCGATCACTATTCGACGGTGAAATTGGCGTGCTCTGACTCCACCCTTAACACTACTTATGGATTAGTGGGGTCTCTTGCTATAGTGGGTGTAGACTTGTCCTTGATAGCCTTGTCCTATGTTTTCATCCTTCACGCTGTATTTCACCTCAAATCCACAGAGGCCCGGCTGAAGGCCCTCAGTACCTGCACCTCCCATATCAGCGTCTTCCTCGTCTTCTGCCTCACCATTGTCCTCTCCGCCGTGGTCCAGAGGTTTGCCAAGTCTGTCCCCTTATATGTCATCATTCTGCTGGCCAATGTCTACCTGATGCTGCCGGCCTTCGTCAACCCTCTGATATACGGAATAAGGACCAAACCGATCAGACACCGGATCGTGACTCTGCTACTTTGTTACAAATAAAGATTGAAAGTTTGTATCACAATAAAATACCAACCTGTACCTGGTCTCCTACGTTTCTtggtacttttttttctttcaacatcTTATTTATTACCAAGGAtgtccaaaattgtaaaaaagacagGAGACACTTCGGGACAAATCCTTTATTATCCAGCAAAGTAAATCCGTCTGGCACCACCCGATCAGAAAAAAAGCAACAGTTCCACCtccattttttaataaaggactcgtCCCAAAGTGTCTCCTGTCTTGTTTACAATTTCtggcacttttttggtgaaatggtaggggtacaatgtatctgttgccaattcacataggggggggtcaggatatgggggtccctttgttaaagggggcttccagattccgataagccccctgcaaccaccgggcaagggttgtggggatgaggtccttgtccccatcaacatggggacagaccCCAAagtatcctccccatgttgagggcatgtggcctggtacggttcaggaggggggagcgctctcttgtcccctccTTTTTCCTGCGTCCTGCCAGGTTGcaggctcggataagggtctggtatggatttatgcaattttaaaaaaaaatggcgcagggttccctttaaaatccataccagacctgaagggtctctACTCTTTGTTTACCCTTTCCCACCCATTCCGACATGCCCGTACTGGGACAAAAAAATAGGCCCAGGCATTTTAGATTGAGCAATAGGAGATCACTGGGACCCCTGTGTCTCCGCCCACACGTAAGCCACACCCACACAAAGCCCCAACTACATAAAGCAGCATTTAAATATCAACTGCAGCACAGACTGCTGGAAGTTCCCGGATTCTTTCCGTAGAAGCTGCTGGGCACTTCCAGGTTTAAAGATGGCCGTCATGGGGCAACCATCTTTGTGATGCAACCGGTGCCTGTGTGAACAATTATAAGTTGGGCTCTAAAGCTAGAGAAGCATGGTAAATATCGGGGGTGCTTTTTGGAGATGTAGATAGTGTCTGCTGGTTACATAGCCTTGAGCGGCCTTTCAGTATTTTTAGTGAGAACCTGAGATATGACAGAAGCTCCTATTGGAAACTAATAAGGGGTTGGAGAGATAGAggcagaagggggagggggaggagacatatgaataggagggagagggagagatggCAAAGTACGAGAAGAAATAGAGAGGTGGAGCAAGGGAAGAGAGTCGGGGAGAGGAGGTggttgaaagagagagagggaggcagagagagaggttggagagtgagagagggggggtgaaagAGAGAATGGGTGAAAAGGAGAGGGggagtggggtgagacagagagcgATGGtggaggtgagagagggggtgagaaagaGGAGGTGAGCGAGAGGGTGAGATAGAGGGataagagagggagggttgagaggGAGGGATGATAGAGAAAGAGGGGAGGTTGAGAGAGAGAAATAGGGttgagtgagagaggggggtgggagagaaagaaagggagaggtGAGAGCTAggcagggggtgagagagaaagagggggaggggtgagagatagggagagagagagagggtagtagagaaagaggggaggttgtgtgtgagagagagagagagtgcgagggtgagagagaaagagggggagagagaaagaaagggaagaggggggagagagagagaggatgagcgaggtgagagagaaagagggggcaagagaaatagagggagggggagagagagggggtgggggagggggagagcatgagagaggagagaggggtaagagagagggagagagaaaggataagagagaaagaggggaaggttgagagagtgagagaaagaggggagagagaaagagaggaaggggagggatagagaaagagagggagggatgagagagagacgggggaagagagaaaaatgggttgagagagagagagagggagtgagagaaggtgggagggtgagagagaggagatgagagagagagggtgagagaaaaAGAGGGTGGTTAAGAGAGAtggatgagagagaaagagggggttgagagagggagggagagagaggggggtgagagaaggggtgagagagaaagggtgggtgagagagaaagaggagtggtgagagagagagagagggggggtgaggaagagagagggggacagagagagggggagagagaaaaagggggagggtgagagagagaaatgggagagagagagggaggggtgagagagagaaatggggggttgagagagaaatagaggggtgaaagagatagagagggaggggtgagagagagaaacagagagggggtgagaaagagaaatgggggtgagagagaaagagagggagaggtgagagggggatgagagagagagagagagagagagagagagagagagaggggatgaggttgagagagagggggatgagattgagagagagggggatgagagagagagaggggacctgCCCCCTGCATCCCTTCAAAAACGTTCTGAATCATGGGGTGGGGGAAAAATCTACCAGTCACATGACCACTGTCACCGGTGAACTCATTGCAAAATCAACAACTTGTGAACTTTATTGCCAATCCTGAGAAGTCGTTGAGTGGAAGGCCAATAGTGAAGGGTTTGATAAACTAAGGACACAGGTAACTGAAAACTGATAGAAGGGACTAGAGTAGGCTGAACGGTTCGGGCCGAGCAAAAGTTCCACCCAAACATCGCCTGTTCGCTCGACCGCTACAGTACTTTCTGAGCCCTGAATGGGTAAAGTTTTGCCCAACCAGGGcgcagtgaatagctggttgttaaggagtggggctgggaagccggctgcagcgtccttaacaacggatgagtcatcagctgtccatGGGCATCCCTGTTGTGAtggtagtagaatgatatccctgtcaaacattcccttcttcccataaaagaaaatcaccccaatatcccacgaggaggaatattcctgggatcgcccaataatccacacatgagccaagcttactgctggaacaagacactctttaatggcagcatgctgctcggtatatatgcagtttacaagctaaatcctcaatcaaagaacaatgaaatctccacccccttttctcacactggggcttccatacagattataggcagacacttcggcgccgactctgaagacacatttctttagataatgacatcagtgaagttaattactagttgtaacagaatacgttatctagacagcttggccccacatatagaagaggtaattaccacaatgaagcaatcagaataattaacatgagccccttatctaatcatttagacacagaggaatgagtcacacctgaaatcaccttttacctccaacacacacacacattactagcagggagaattaaactgaagcagataggcaaaaagtccttcacaatggccccctttttctccctgctccgccaacccggttggacctttcctggtccagtagggttgacgggttcagagcttttagtccgaggttaactccgtttggcgtgacaattagagttgagcggacacctggatgttcagggtcgggtccgaacccgaactttaaaaaaaaagttcgggttcgggaacccgaactccgaaccccattgtagtcaatgggacacggacttttagaaaaaaaaaatgtgcggaggtccccgcaaattcaataaccagaccctttaggtctggtatggatattcaggggaaccccgccgtcaatttaaaacaaaaatgacgtgctgttccccctaaatatccataaccagacccgttatccgagcacgttgacctggccggccgcagaaaagagggggggacagagtgcggccccccccctctcctgaaccgcaccaggccacatgccctcaacatggggaggatgtccccatgttgatggggacaagggtctcatccccacaacccttgcccggtggttgtaggggtctgcgagtgggaggtttatcagaatctggaagacccctttaacaaaggggacccccagatcctgacccccccctgtgtgaaatggtaatttcacgaaggaagtgtaaattcttgtaaaaaaactgacccccccctgtgtgaaatggtaatggggtacactgtacctctaccatttcacgaaggaagtgtaaattcttgtaaaaaaacacactgacaccgtagaataaagtcctttattaaaaaaaaaaaaacatccagcggtgagaaatccaattgttcccggcttcctgtgttgtcctgatcctgcgacggctgcgggtgatctcccgcgatgagaagatcctgcgttgggtgatctccgctccggcgatgagaacatccattcatccagcgcagcagcatcccggacctcctctcaccgctgggcacagcccagcgaatgacgcactgcagctgtgacattacttatatagaggaggcagagccacccgtcacgtgatcccgccccctctgacgtactctctgctacgtcactgggtaagcccggcttcccccttgctgggcttccccagtgacgtagcagagggtacgtcagagggggcggggtcacgtgacgggtggctctgcctcctctatataagaaatgtcacagcttcagccgctcattcgctgggctgtgcccagcggtgagaggaggtccgggatgctgctgcgctggatggatggatcttctcagcgccggaaagagatcacccgacgcaggatcttctcatcacgggagatcacccgcagccgtcgcaggatcaggacaacgcaggaagccgggaacgagtggatttctcaccgctggatgttttttttttttattcgttggtgtcagtgttttttttttacaagaatttacacttccttcgtgaaattaccatttcacacagtggggggtcaggatctgggggtcccctttgtttaaggggtcttccagattctgataaacctcccactcgcagacccctacaaccaccgggcaagggttgtggggatgagacccttgtccccatcaacatggggacatcctccccatgttgagggcatgtggcttggtgcggttcaggagagggggggggccgcactctgtcccccctcttttctgcggccggccaggtcaacgtgctcggataacgggtctggttatggatatttagggggaaccgcacgtaatttttgttttaaattgacggcggggttcccctgaatatccataccagacctaaagggtctggttattgaattgcggggacctccgcacattttttttccccgaactccgatcccggacccaaacttttttcaattattagggttcgggtccgggttcgggaaaaacccaaagtccgtaccgaactttacagttcgggttcgctcaaccctagtgacaatccatcggcattcccgttttgcttgcctgggcgataatgaatcgtaaagtcatagggctgtaaggccaagctccagcgtagcaaacgggcgttgtcccctgaaacccagttaagccacaccaaggggttgtgatcggggatgagagtgaaagcccggccataaaggtaaggtgtgagctttttgagtgtccataccaaggccaaacactctttttcaatggGGGCGTAACTGACCccccttggcaacagcttccgactcagTTATGCcacgggtcgtcagatcacacaccggtcagtccccaagtctttgtgcgatctgcagagccACCagcagtcagtgtgaagacggtgaatgggtctgtgcgccgccatctaggtgtcccgctatgggaggggcaggttatggctctgaagtgacaatcacaggagattcataaaaagaaaaattgatatttgttgaaatgctgtagcactggtgctcagagtccggggggggggggttggatcagtgccccatagggtcagccaccccctgctccctctgcagccgccggttctcctctttgagcttctccagctccatctccagttcatggagcctgggggggtcggcctgctgtgacctcaggtggttgttctcctcctccatgcggcttatgcactcctccagctccatgtactcacggatcatctcctgcttgctcatgtcctgcaggctctccacgtggtacttcatcatcaggaactgggtggtggtgtaaggggccaccggtgggcccttggcgaatatcttggcccgcatctgggacgcccgctgcgactccctctcctccagtcgcttcttctcctcccaggtcagcttgttatatggCTTCCAGGacttcttcttcttggagggtagccggctgtgcctctttctgcccagctccctccagggcccctccgactcatggctgtcgcccacccggctgtctcttaatccccgggcggtttttccgttacccatgaccagctgacaatggtgttccctgttgtccgtaataacagattgtaccatgagggcttcgtaaggggtgcccaatggttcttcctgacccaacTCCTGgaaatcccaagccgagtctacacaatgggctgctgctggtgggtggtacccaggttgagaccaatttgacctggtgttgtcattcatggggcaattctgcttgaagtgacccagctgtttgcaccggaagcagcgttgttcgttgtcctcctggcgtggatagcgagggctagatgtcaccggtctgttaggaggttggtatctagcggttggtgggtgtgagggcaccgttggtcgtggaggttgtacccgtggtgtgacctggtttgtcttgcgagtattcGCATATTTATCCGCCAActttgcggcctctggtagagtcatgggcctgcgatctctcacccagtctttgacgtccgtctggatgtgattgtaaaattgctccaggagcattagttgcaaaatgtcctctgcggtggtggcctggctgctgttaacccagttagaggccgacagggataactggcatgcccattccgcgtaagagtcttccgtggttttgcgtgagtccctgaacttctgtcggtgggactctggggttactgcataacgagccaggagcacttctttaaccctggcgtagctatggatatcctgatctggcacggtccggaaagcatcagaagctttgcctgacagtttgcctgacaatattgcaacccactctcctctagctattcggtgcaggttacattgtcgctcaaaatctgccaggtagttatcaatttcacagtccttttcatcaaaagctttaaaagcgctaaacggaatcttccttgtgtctgctgtgctgtactcactgtttggagaatgtgcggctgcttgttggactgctgccagttttacctgtagttctgcgtctcttatttgtttagcctcctccgctaacaggtccatcactttcagcaccacatccgccgttgggttcggaccgaaccatgctagcttctctctcattactttgttggctggcgattcctcctcctgaatcactggtgtctccatctcttgtactgctggcgttgctgcaatcccgtcctcctggtctagctccattggttctgctatgatgacccgcttggttttgttgctagcaatccttccacgaacttccagtagttcttccagtgtctgcttggaatccgggtgtaaaggagagtagaagggaaaatcccgctgcttccaaccagttgtgacggtattagaatgatatccctgtcaaacattcccttcttcccataaagaaaatcacccaatattccacgaggaggaatattcctgggatcgcccaataatc comes from Rana temporaria chromosome 2, aRanTem1.1, whole genome shotgun sequence and encodes:
- the LOC120928448 gene encoding olfactory receptor 52K2-like, coding for MLNMTFSRPTHFILLGIPGLETSYVSLGFIFFLMYAISLIGNLTLLFIIRLDRNLHEPMYLFLSMLSSIDLVVTSTTTPKVLAILWFDSKEIYYEACLTQMFFTNSFTCIESSILLAMAFDRYAAICHPLRYTSILTNRVILAMSLCCLCRGVAYAMPLSTLYRRLSLCGNNVIYHSFCDHYSTVKLACSDSTLNTTYGLVGSLAIVGVDLSLIALSYVFILHAVFHLKSTEARLKALSTCTSHISVFLVFCLTIVLSAVVQRFAKSVPLYVIILLANVYLMLPAFVNPLIYGIRTKPIRHRIVTLLLCYK